Genomic DNA from Paenibacillus borealis:
CTGGATAAGCAGCCAGGAACGAATGCCTTCAAGGATATCAAGGGAAGTGAATGGTATGCGCAAGATGTGAATGCCGCCTACAAGGCCGGCCTCATCACCGGCTATGACGGAAGCTTCAGACCGGGCGATGAGATTACGCGCCAGGACCTGACCGTCATGCTGGCCAGAGCGATTAAGCTGCTGGATATCAGGTTCACCAGCGGCTCAGCTCACGTACCTTATAGCGATGCTGCTGCATTCAGCAGCTATGCCAAGGACAGCATTCAGGCAGTCAGCGATGCCGGACTGATGCAGGGCGAAGCACAGCAGGGACAATTCATCTTCCACCCTGCGTTGCCGACCACCCGCGAAGCTGCGGCTAAGGTTCTGTATCAGCTGCTGAGTTTAGCAGGTTCCCTGTAGCAGGCTCAACAATAGAAGGAGCTGTTCCAAAGTAGGTTTAAAAAATAGCGACAGACCAGATCTATGCTCAACACCATAAAATCAAAAGAGCAGCGATTCTCCTGTAATTGGAGGATCGCTGCTCTTTGTTTTTGTTGTTTTTTTAAGATTGTAAATTGGATTCCCGCTTAAACAGTGGAGAGGACGGACTGATTGTGGAAAAGCGTAGCGGTCGCCTTGGTCTCCGGATTTTCACCGCTAAGGGGAATGAAAAAAATCTGGAGAGCACAGCGATTGGAACAACAGTCCGTTCTCGGAGCGTCCACTCAAAAAGATTATTTTTTCAAATGATAAGGCACAGTAGTAATGATTACATTTCTGCGGTACAGCAGATGCGCGCGGATCAGGAGGCTGGATTGGTTATGCAGGATATTATGCCAGCCCTTCTTCGGAATGAATTGAGGAACGATTACAGTAACCTGATAATTCGATTCGCTTGCCTTGCGCTGGACCGTGTCGATGAACTTGGTCAGCGGATGAATGATGCTGCGGTATGGCGAATACAGCGTCACCAGCCGCACCTCGGGATGGAATTTCTTCCATTTCTCTTCGAAGATGGCGTCATCCTCCCGCTCAAACGGAATATGCACCGCAATAATCTGTTCGGCACCCAGCGACTTGGCATACCGCAGGGAGTTCTCCACTACATGCGTAATTCCGGCCACCGGCAGAATAATGATATTCCCTTCAATCGCCAGCGGCGGTTCGCCGCAGGTAGTAATCCGCAGCTGGTCGGCCACCGATTCATAATGCTTGTGAATGCGGTAGAAGAACAGGATAATCAGCGGCAGGAAGACCAGCACCGGCCAGATTTGCGGGAATTTCGTCAGGAAGAACATAATCGTAACAATGAAGCTGATGAGCGCTCCAATCGTATTGATAATAAGCTTGGGCAGCCAGCCTTCGGGCTTCTGCCGGATCCATTTGACCATCATGCCGGTCTGCGAGAGCGTGAAGGGGATGAATACCCCTACCGCATACAACGGGATCAGGTGCTCAGTCCGTCCCTCAAAGGCAATAATCAGAATGATCGACAGGATACCGAGGCTGAGAATCCCGTTAGAATAACCCAGCCGGTCGCCGCGGACCGTGAACATCCGGGGAATAAATTTATCCTTGGCCAGATTCACCGCCAGCAGCGGAAACGCGGAATATCCGGTATTGGCTGCCAGAACCAGGATGAGCGCCGTGGTCCCCTGAACGAAGAAATACATGAAGTTGCGGCCGAATACCTGCTCGGCAATATCGGAAACCACTGTAACTTCCTCGCGCGGGGCAATCCCGTAATAATAAGCCAGGAAGACAATCCCTGAGAATAACAGCGCCAGCAATATACCCATCGCGGCAAGTGTTTTGGCTGCATTGTTCGGTGCTGGAGCCCTGAAGTTCGGTATGGCGTTCGATATGGCCTCTACCCCTGTCAGCGCCGAACTCCCCGAAGAGAAGGCCCGGAGCAGCAGGAACAAGCTCACTCCAGCCACCGGTGTACCCAGTGAGGTATGCAGTTCGGCAGGCACATTGCCGGTCACAATGTTGAACAATCCAAGGCCAATCATGATAAACATGGCAAGGACGAACAGATAGACCGGATAAGCCAGGAAGGACGCCGATTCGGTGACTCCCCGCAAATTCAGAGTCGTA
This window encodes:
- a CDS encoding APC family permease, with the protein product MMSSVKRFLIGRPLKSDQLGEQKLNKTKALAILSSDALSSVAYGPEQILLVLITISAAAFWYSIPIAVGVLVLLLALILSYRQIIFAYPQGGGAYVVSKENLGKYPGLVAGGSLLVDYILTVAVSVSAGTDAVTSAFPSLHPYNVIIAIIFVLLITTLNLRGVTESASFLAYPVYLFVLAMFIMIGLGLFNIVTGNVPAELHTSLGTPVAGVSLFLLLRAFSSGSSALTGVEAISNAIPNFRAPAPNNAAKTLAAMGILLALLFSGIVFLAYYYGIAPREEVTVVSDIAEQVFGRNFMYFFVQGTTALILVLAANTGYSAFPLLAVNLAKDKFIPRMFTVRGDRLGYSNGILSLGILSIILIIAFEGRTEHLIPLYAVGVFIPFTLSQTGMMVKWIRQKPEGWLPKLIINTIGALISFIVTIMFFLTKFPQIWPVLVFLPLIILFFYRIHKHYESVADQLRITTCGEPPLAIEGNIIILPVAGITHVVENSLRYAKSLGAEQIIAVHIPFEREDDAIFEEKWKKFHPEVRLVTLYSPYRSIIHPLTKFIDTVQRKASESNYQVTVIVPQFIPKKGWHNILHNQSSLLIRAHLLYRRNVIITTVPYHLKK